CCGTATGCGCTGTTGCTGGAAAACGGTGTGAGTCGCGAAGTCGCGAACGCAGCGGTGGCCGTGTGGCTGGGCCGCGGGATCGGCGCCTATGCGCTTGAGCAGGATGATGGTCGCGTTCGCGTGTTCGCGGGCGCGTTTGAGACGCCGTTGCAGGCGGCGTCGCTCGCCGCATGGGTTCGCGATGCGGGAACGACACCGGTGATGGCCATACGAACGGGGAGAACGTACTAAGTGCGGCTGACGAAACTCGAGTTGTTCGGCTTCAAGTCCTTCGCGGACCCGACGGAGATGCTCTTCGACACGGGCGTGACGGCGATTGTCGGGCCCAACGGCTGCGGCAAGTCGAATGTCTCCGACGCGGTGCGTTGGGTGCTCGGCGAACAGCGGGCGCGCCTGCTGCGCGGCGCCAAGATGGAAGAAGTGATCTTTCAGGGTTCGTCGGCGCGCCGCGCCGTGGGCCTCGCCGAAGTCTCGCTGCACTTTGAGAATGATGACGGCGGATTGCCCGTGCCGTTCAAGGAAGTCGTCATCACGCGGCGCCTCACGCGCGCCGGCGAGAGCGAATACTTCCTGAACCGCGCGCCCTGCCGTTTGCGCGACATTCACGATCTCCTCCGCGGCACCGGCTTGGGCGCCGACACCGGCGTGGTGATCGAGAGCAAAATGATCGATGCGCTGCTTTCCGACCGTCCCGACGACCGTCGCGAACTGTTTGAAGAAGCCGCCGGTGTGGGGCTGTATCGCGACCGTCGCCGTTCCACAGAACGGAGCTTGGAACAGACGAGCGGCGATCTCTCGCGCATTGATGACCTCATCAACGAGGTCACGAGCCAGGTGCGCAGCCTCGCGCGCCAGCGCAAACGCGCCGAGCGTCACGCGGAAATCACAACGCGCCGCTTTGCCGTGGAGCTCACGCTCGCGTCCAAAGAAATGGCGGCGTGGCACGACGAGCTGATTCAACTCGACGAACGCCTCGATGGCCTGCGTGCCGCAGCCCCAGAGGCGCAGGCAGGCGTTGGTGCCGCCGAAGGCACGCGCGATGCCTCGCACGCCGCACGTGCGGCGGCCGACACGGCCCGTTCCGCGCGCGCCCTCGCGGCCGCGGAAGCGCGCGAGTCCGCGCTCACATTGCAGAGTGAAATCGCGGTGGCGGAGGAACGCCATCGCAACGCCGTCGATCGCCGCCAGCGCGCCGAGCAGGAACGGAGTGAAGGCGCCGCGCTCGGCGAGCGCGTAGTGGCCGAGTGGGAAACCGCGCGTCAGGACGAAGCGCAGGCCGCCGAGACGCTCCGCGAAGCTGCCGAAACGTTGCAGCGTCAGGTCGGTTCCGAAGAAGAAGCGCGTGGCGGCGTGGCCGTCGCGCGTGATGGGGTGGAACGCGCCGACCAGCACGTGCGCCAGTTGCGCGACGGCTTGCGTCGCCGCGAACTGGAGCGTGAGGGCGCCGAGCGCGAGCTCGCCGACGTCACCCAACAGAGCGAAACGCTGGCCGCCGAGCACGAACAGTTGGCGGGACAGCAGCGACTCACGGAACGCGACCTCGCGACCGCCGACGAAAACTTGGCGATGGCGAACGGTGAAGCCGCCAACGCCGACGTGGCATTGGGTGCGGCCCGTGAATCGGCGCGTGAATGGCGCGAGAAGGATGCCGTCGCCCGCGCTGACGTACGGCGCGTGGACGAAGAGCACGCCGCCGTAGAAGCCAAGCTGAGCGCACTCGAAGGTCTTGAGCGCGAACGTGTCGGACTCGCCCCTGCGGCCGCGCGCTTATTGCGTGATCGCGAACAGTTTGGTGAAGGCGCCATCCTTGGCCCGCTCTCCGACTTCATTGGCGCCGATGCAGCGGCCGCACTCCTCGTGGAGCGCTTTCTTGGCCCCACGGTACACGCCGTGGTGGTGCGGGACCGTGCGGCGGCGGATGCCGTGCGTCAGTGGCACACTGGTGCTAACCCTGGCGCCCTGCT
This portion of the Gemmatimonadota bacterium genome encodes:
- a CDS encoding AAA family ATPase; translated protein: MRLTKLELFGFKSFADPTEMLFDTGVTAIVGPNGCGKSNVSDAVRWVLGEQRARLLRGAKMEEVIFQGSSARRAVGLAEVSLHFENDDGGLPVPFKEVVITRRLTRAGESEYFLNRAPCRLRDIHDLLRGTGLGADTGVVIESKMIDALLSDRPDDRRELFEEAAGVGLYRDRRRSTERSLEQTSGDLSRIDDLINEVTSQVRSLARQRKRAERHAEITTRRFAVELTLASKEMAAWHDELIQLDERLDGLRAAAPEAQAGVGAAEGTRDASHAARAAADTARSARALAAAEARESALTLQSEIAVAEERHRNAVDRRQRAEQERSEGAALGERVVAEWETARQDEAQAAETLREAAETLQRQVGSEEEARGGVAVARDGVERADQHVRQLRDGLRRRELEREGAERELADVTQQSETLAAEHEQLAGQQRLTERDLATADENLAMANGEAANADVALGAARESAREWREKDAVARADVRRVDEEHAAVEAKLSALEGLERERVGLAPAAARLLRDREQFGEGAILGPLSDFIGADAAAALLVERFLGPTVHAVVVRDRAAADAVRQWHTGANPGALLLLPLDAIGAENNGAELGELAGLVHTEGPVRSWVRSLLGHVKTLDEGSAFVDARGAVWLPGTSSGAGPLRRRAELSELRTTVAASETTRAAAAAELQSVHERFVAAEGAAATAADAATAAHQRVQQAAAVRADR